A single region of the Leptolyngbya subtilissima AS-A7 genome encodes:
- a CDS encoding DUF4327 family protein yields MTEAIADLVVAHPMVKFQRQVESLVKKSKVVRPSDPIWKIAFLFGDDWTHWKQELEEFDFSTQDPIEDLLSVQSWEED; encoded by the coding sequence ATGACTGAAGCAATTGCCGACTTAGTTGTCGCTCACCCCATGGTGAAATTTCAGCGCCAAGTTGAGTCTTTAGTTAAGAAGTCCAAAGTTGTTCGCCCCAGCGATCCGATTTGGAAAATTGCTTTTTTGTTTGGGGATGACTGGACCCACTGGAAGCAAGAACTGGAAGAATTCGACTTTTCTACCCAAGACCCGATTGAGGATTTGCTGTCGGTGCAATCTTGGGAAGAGGATTAA